One Kitasatospora sp. MAP12-44 DNA segment encodes these proteins:
- the lanKC gene encoding class III lanthionine synthetase LanKC, translated as MLSWESRQSYTHVDRRWYETSSRYLPCDDHLAVFRSAVPDGWSTRRRGLWLMAQPPGVDTPAQGWTLNVTALGEESTEVLRLALPVLLGARTPFGFLIDPFSVRLTRSNGEFITVHPVDEGQFHAVGAALATALEGRTGPAVRSDRRWPGSTAVSYRYGGCAALSQLEPDGMRSPMITPSGATDPFPPQTSEPDAPLNGRYSPHTTLSLGNRGGVYLATDALTGQDVVVKEARPGVTVGNPGRPAIDVLEKEYRLLGELAGTGHFVRPVDFFRERDHAFLVQEKLAGPHFSRYCGESNPVGTLDLAPESLRAHYLRLRGLWRQLAQAVAAAHERGILLGDLSSTDVLVDPQTGTARIIDLESGVREGVDEHLGVYTVGVASPRLVATGQYDRAGDWHALGALIFSSVLAVNNTTGFYRPAFSRFLAELAHDLALPAELVDLIEDLTTEDTPMSGAEVLKRIDSLPFEDHPSWSVPVPLALPAEEHYGDPRKVPGLRDADLAEVTGKVAEYAVAVADPQREDRLYPADALVFETNPLSIAHGAMGVLYGLHRLRGSVPPTQLGWAMARDVNPADYPAGLYLGQAGIAWALDELGHPEAALGLLERTREHPLRFAVPGILHGTAGYGMACLRLWHRQGAQRLLEDARAAGEALAAGCVRDAFGAHWAEPGGPGSEPLIRVGYGHGAAGIALFLLYLQLATGEERWYELGRAALAFDLRQGTRLESYRDEGTAGVSTTVLRYHAVRPEPELAALIPELLADSARKYSLSPQLFHGLSGLGNVLLDAGELLGEERWFAEARRVAQGVLLSRIDRAEGVVFPGEQALRESTDYATGSIGVALFLDRLRKARPGLRTNFDFVVDGLLPC; from the coding sequence ATGCTCTCCTGGGAGTCCCGCCAGTCCTACACGCACGTCGACCGGCGCTGGTACGAGACGTCCAGCCGCTACCTGCCCTGCGACGACCACCTCGCGGTGTTCCGGTCCGCGGTGCCGGACGGGTGGAGCACCCGGCGGCGCGGGCTGTGGCTCATGGCCCAGCCGCCCGGGGTCGACACCCCGGCCCAGGGCTGGACGTTGAACGTCACCGCGCTGGGCGAGGAGAGCACCGAAGTGCTGCGGCTGGCGCTGCCCGTGCTGCTCGGCGCCCGGACGCCGTTCGGGTTCCTGATCGACCCGTTCTCGGTGCGGCTGACCCGCAGCAACGGCGAGTTCATCACCGTCCACCCGGTCGACGAGGGGCAGTTCCACGCCGTCGGCGCCGCGCTCGCCACCGCGCTGGAGGGCCGGACCGGTCCGGCCGTCCGCTCCGACCGGCGCTGGCCCGGCTCGACCGCGGTCTCCTACCGCTACGGCGGCTGCGCCGCGCTCTCGCAGCTCGAGCCGGACGGCATGCGCAGTCCGATGATCACGCCGAGTGGGGCCACCGACCCGTTCCCGCCGCAGACTTCGGAGCCGGACGCGCCGCTGAACGGCCGCTACAGCCCGCACACCACGCTGAGCCTCGGCAACCGCGGCGGGGTGTACCTGGCCACCGACGCGCTCACCGGTCAGGACGTGGTGGTCAAGGAGGCCCGCCCGGGGGTGACGGTGGGAAACCCCGGCCGGCCGGCGATCGACGTCCTGGAGAAGGAGTACCGGCTGCTCGGCGAGCTCGCCGGCACCGGGCACTTCGTGCGCCCGGTCGACTTCTTCCGCGAGCGGGACCATGCGTTCCTGGTCCAGGAGAAGCTGGCGGGGCCGCACTTCAGCCGGTACTGCGGCGAGAGCAACCCGGTCGGCACGCTCGACCTGGCACCCGAGTCGCTGCGCGCCCACTACCTGCGCCTGCGCGGACTGTGGCGGCAGCTCGCGCAGGCGGTGGCGGCGGCACACGAGCGCGGCATCCTGCTGGGCGACCTGTCCTCCACCGATGTCCTCGTCGACCCGCAGACCGGCACGGCCAGGATCATCGACCTGGAGAGCGGCGTACGCGAGGGCGTGGACGAGCACTTGGGCGTGTACACGGTGGGCGTGGCCAGCCCGCGTCTGGTGGCGACCGGGCAGTACGACCGGGCGGGCGACTGGCACGCGCTCGGCGCGCTGATCTTCAGCTCGGTACTGGCGGTCAACAACACCACCGGCTTCTACCGGCCCGCGTTCTCCCGCTTCCTGGCCGAACTGGCGCACGACCTGGCGCTGCCCGCCGAACTGGTCGACCTGATCGAGGACCTGACCACCGAGGACACCCCCATGAGCGGTGCGGAGGTGCTCAAGCGGATCGACAGCCTGCCGTTCGAGGACCACCCGTCGTGGTCCGTACCGGTGCCGCTCGCGCTGCCGGCCGAGGAGCACTACGGCGACCCGCGGAAGGTGCCGGGCCTGCGGGACGCCGACCTGGCGGAGGTCACCGGGAAGGTGGCCGAGTACGCGGTGGCGGTCGCCGACCCGCAGCGCGAGGACCGGCTCTACCCGGCCGACGCGCTGGTGTTCGAGACCAACCCGCTCTCGATCGCCCACGGCGCGATGGGCGTGCTCTACGGCCTGCACCGGCTGCGCGGCAGCGTCCCGCCGACCCAGCTCGGCTGGGCGATGGCCCGCGACGTCAACCCCGCCGACTACCCCGCCGGGCTCTACCTCGGACAGGCCGGCATCGCCTGGGCGCTGGACGAGCTCGGCCACCCCGAGGCCGCGTTGGGCCTGCTGGAGCGCACCCGCGAGCACCCGCTGCGGTTCGCCGTGCCGGGCATCCTGCACGGCACGGCCGGCTACGGGATGGCCTGCCTGCGACTGTGGCACCGCCAGGGCGCGCAGCGGCTGCTGGAGGACGCGCGTGCGGCCGGCGAGGCGCTCGCGGCCGGCTGCGTGCGCGACGCGTTCGGCGCCCACTGGGCCGAGCCGGGCGGGCCGGGCTCGGAGCCGCTGATCCGGGTCGGCTACGGACACGGCGCCGCCGGGATCGCGCTCTTCCTGCTCTACCTGCAGCTGGCCACCGGCGAGGAGCGCTGGTACGAACTGGGCCGAGCCGCACTCGCGTTCGACCTGCGCCAGGGCACCCGGTTGGAGAGTTACCGGGACGAGGGCACCGCCGGCGTCAGCACCACCGTGCTGCGCTACCACGCGGTGCGCCCGGAGCCGGAGTTGGCCGCGCTGATCCCGGAGCTGCTGGCCGACTCGGCGCGCAAGTACAGCCTCTCCCCGCAGCTCTTCCACGGCCTCTCCGGCCTCGGGAACGTGCTGCTCGACGCCGGTGAACTCCTCGGCGAGGAGCGCTGGTTCGCCGAGGCGCGGCGGGTGGCCCAGGGCGTGCTGCTGAGCCGGATCGACCGGGCCGAGGGCGTGGTGTTCCCCGGCGAGCAGGCGCTGCGCGAGAGCACCGACTACGCCACCGGCTCGATCGGCGTCGCGCTCTTCCTGGACCGGCTGCGCAAGGCCCGCCCGGGGCTGCGGACCAACTTCGACTTCGTTGTCGACGGGCTGCTGCCGTGCTGA
- a CDS encoding AfsR/SARP family transcriptional regulator, whose protein sequence is MNPNVAAVGINVLGPVEARVRGTRAALGGRRPKAVLVALLLAHGGLVGEDQIIDAVWEDQPPDKPRQTLHTYVADLRRALEPQRRAREQSTVLVRHAAGYALAVEPEAVDTHRFTALVGQAAAAAGAERPAEALACADRALALWAGPPFAELADARFVRAEISRLEEWRSLARELRVAACLALGDHRLTLVETEALTTDYPLRESGWALRTLALYRCGRQAEALATLRAARRVLREELGVDPGPDLATLTGRVLAHDPALRWQA, encoded by the coding sequence ATGAATCCAAACGTGGCAGCGGTGGGGATCAACGTGCTGGGGCCGGTCGAGGCGAGGGTCCGCGGCACCCGGGCGGCACTCGGCGGTCGGCGGCCCAAGGCCGTGCTGGTGGCTCTGCTGCTGGCGCACGGCGGCCTGGTCGGCGAGGACCAGATCATCGACGCGGTCTGGGAGGACCAGCCGCCGGACAAGCCGCGCCAGACCCTGCACACCTATGTCGCCGATCTGCGGCGCGCCCTGGAGCCGCAGCGCCGGGCCCGCGAGCAGTCCACCGTCCTGGTGCGGCACGCCGCGGGCTACGCGCTGGCCGTCGAGCCCGAGGCGGTGGACACCCACCGCTTCACCGCGCTGGTCGGGCAGGCCGCCGCCGCGGCCGGCGCCGAGCGGCCGGCCGAGGCGCTGGCCTGCGCGGACCGAGCGCTCGCGCTGTGGGCGGGACCGCCGTTCGCCGAGCTGGCCGACGCCCGCTTCGTGCGCGCCGAGATCTCCCGGTTGGAGGAGTGGCGCTCGCTGGCCCGCGAGCTGCGGGTCGCCGCCTGCCTGGCGCTCGGCGACCACCGGCTCACCCTGGTGGAGACCGAGGCACTGACCACCGACTACCCGCTGCGCGAGTCGGGGTGGGCGCTGCGGACGCTGGCGCTGTACCGCTGCGGCCGCCAGGCCGAGGCGCTCGCCACGCTGCGGGCCGCCCGCCGGGTGCTGCGCGAGGAGCTCGGGGTGGATCCCGGGCCGGACCTGGCGACCCTCACCGGTCGGGTCCTCGCGCACGACCCCGCCTTGCGCTGGCAGGCCTGA
- a CDS encoding type 2 lanthipeptide synthetase LanM family protein produces the protein MSARPIGGILSTMNYAGAATSDREQELPWWIQGVTLTERLGQPPADLPAGDRRADRRLERWRADFAAVDGLFEARLAEAGLVEDGLRALLDEEPAALAARIEAPDWARAADRVLAAAPTRVPAPTPHQSWDQGFAAILAPFTEEAADRLLAAARGAGAERFADLAAIRACFTRRLAQALVRLARRTLVLELNVMRVTGRLAGETSEERFADFVRQSSERSGLTALLTEYAVLARLLAQSCQDAVDAWAELLTRLGADRGSVAQLLGAGGGGDPGRLTVVDPGAGDSHQRGRAVALLGFESGARLVYKPRPLDVHQHFNDTVRWLNARLPELGLRTLAVLERPGYGWVEFVTAGPCGQLAEVDRFYHRLGALLALLHTLGGTDIHFENLVACADQPVLVDLETLFHPALALPGRLVGDPALRALDSSVYRISLLPHLLIGDRGSWDVSALGGDKGAPLPVDAVGWAAPATDEMLLVRRPAVFSGSDNRPRLGGQDADPAAHTESLLAGFRAGYDTITTHRAELTGPDGLLSRFTTDRTRVVARNTQLYAMLLDESTHPDVLRDALDRDRLLDLLWRESAGDPARWPLVPAELDELWAGDIPLLAGHPAARTPSIGGRPVEAAYAENGLDRVHRRLGEMGRTDRYDQEWIIRAALATRTTDAGHRTGTPLPGRRETVVPDPDHLLAAACGIADQILAGAHDDRRRANWLTLEAVEEQHWAILPQGAGLAGGYCGTALFLAQLADLTGTERYAAVARRALRPVPEVLAMLAAHPEPLAAVGCGGFEGLGGIAYALSHLSVLLADRELADWAAEAVRLTGLALSAEQVTGEQPDAGVLTGLAGCLAAMLAVHRATGLAQAADAAARCARQLVARSAEEPAAGGFADGAAGIGWALLRFAAAGGGASYAEAGLRRLSRPSTRRPLNDLTADTSWCRGLTGTALALADSGAAAADPALADRLAWAVARVAGQGPLPNHSLCHGELGSLELLLTASGGVLAGPAVARAGALLASLDRFGPRCGTPGGVSNPGLLNGLAGIGHGLLRLGFGSRIPSVLLLQPPNASRS, from the coding sequence ATGTCCGCGCGTCCCATCGGTGGCATCCTCTCGACCATGAACTACGCGGGGGCGGCCACCAGTGACCGGGAGCAGGAGCTGCCCTGGTGGATCCAGGGCGTGACGCTGACCGAACGCCTCGGCCAACCGCCGGCCGACCTGCCGGCCGGGGACCGCCGGGCGGACCGCCGGCTGGAGCGCTGGCGGGCGGACTTCGCCGCCGTCGACGGCCTGTTCGAGGCCCGGTTGGCCGAGGCCGGCCTGGTCGAGGACGGGCTGCGCGCCCTGCTCGACGAGGAGCCGGCGGCGCTGGCGGCGCGGATCGAGGCGCCCGACTGGGCGCGCGCGGCCGACCGGGTGCTGGCCGCGGCACCGACCCGGGTGCCCGCCCCGACGCCTCACCAGAGCTGGGACCAGGGCTTCGCCGCGATCCTGGCGCCGTTCACCGAGGAGGCCGCCGACCGGCTGCTCGCCGCCGCCCGCGGCGCCGGGGCCGAGCGCTTCGCCGACCTCGCCGCGATCCGGGCCTGCTTCACCCGGCGGCTGGCCCAGGCACTGGTGCGCCTCGCCCGGCGCACCCTGGTGCTCGAACTCAACGTCATGCGGGTGACCGGGCGGCTGGCCGGGGAGACCTCCGAGGAGCGCTTCGCCGACTTCGTCCGGCAGAGCTCGGAGCGCTCCGGGCTGACCGCGCTGCTCACCGAGTACGCCGTCCTGGCCCGGCTGCTGGCGCAGTCCTGCCAGGACGCGGTGGACGCCTGGGCCGAGCTGCTGACCCGGCTGGGCGCGGACCGGGGCAGCGTCGCGCAGCTGCTCGGCGCGGGCGGCGGCGGTGACCCCGGGCGGCTGACCGTGGTCGACCCCGGCGCCGGGGACAGCCACCAGCGCGGCCGGGCGGTGGCGCTGCTCGGCTTCGAGTCCGGCGCCCGGCTGGTCTACAAGCCGCGGCCGCTGGACGTGCACCAGCACTTCAACGACACCGTCCGATGGCTCAACGCCAGGCTGCCCGAGCTGGGCCTGCGAACCCTGGCGGTGCTGGAGCGCCCCGGCTACGGCTGGGTGGAGTTCGTCACGGCCGGGCCCTGCGGACAGCTCGCCGAGGTCGACCGCTTCTACCACCGGCTGGGCGCGCTGCTCGCCCTGCTGCACACACTGGGCGGCACCGACATCCACTTCGAGAACCTGGTGGCCTGCGCCGACCAGCCGGTCCTGGTGGACCTGGAGACCCTCTTCCACCCGGCTCTCGCGCTGCCCGGCCGGCTGGTCGGCGACCCGGCCCTGCGGGCGTTGGACTCCTCGGTGTACCGGATCTCGCTGCTGCCGCACCTGCTGATCGGCGACCGCGGCAGCTGGGACGTCTCCGCACTCGGCGGGGACAAGGGCGCGCCGCTGCCGGTGGACGCCGTGGGCTGGGCGGCGCCGGCCACCGACGAGATGCTGCTGGTGCGCCGGCCCGCGGTCTTCAGCGGATCCGACAACCGCCCGCGCCTCGGCGGGCAGGACGCGGACCCGGCCGCCCACACCGAGTCGCTGCTCGCCGGGTTCCGGGCCGGCTACGACACGATCACCACCCACCGCGCCGAACTGACCGGCCCGGACGGGCTGCTGAGCCGCTTCACAACCGACCGCACCCGGGTGGTGGCCCGCAACACCCAGCTCTACGCGATGCTGCTCGACGAGTCGACCCACCCCGACGTGCTGCGCGACGCGCTCGACCGGGACCGGCTGCTCGACCTGCTGTGGCGCGAGTCGGCCGGCGATCCGGCCCGCTGGCCGCTGGTCCCCGCCGAGCTGGACGAGCTGTGGGCGGGCGACATCCCGCTGCTGGCCGGCCACCCGGCCGCGCGCACCCCGAGCATCGGTGGCCGGCCCGTCGAGGCCGCCTACGCCGAGAACGGCCTGGACCGGGTGCACCGCCGGCTGGGCGAGATGGGCCGCACCGACCGCTACGACCAGGAGTGGATCATCCGGGCCGCACTGGCCACCCGCACCACCGACGCGGGCCACCGGACCGGGACGCCGCTGCCGGGCCGCCGGGAGACGGTCGTCCCCGACCCCGATCATCTGCTGGCCGCCGCGTGCGGCATCGCCGACCAGATCCTGGCCGGCGCCCACGACGACCGCCGACGGGCCAACTGGCTGACCCTGGAAGCCGTCGAGGAGCAGCACTGGGCGATCCTGCCGCAGGGCGCCGGGCTGGCCGGCGGCTACTGCGGGACGGCGCTGTTCCTGGCCCAACTCGCCGACCTCACCGGCACCGAGCGCTACGCGGCGGTGGCCCGCCGGGCGCTGCGGCCGGTCCCCGAGGTGCTGGCCATGCTCGCCGCGCACCCGGAGCCCCTGGCGGCGGTCGGCTGCGGCGGCTTCGAGGGCCTTGGCGGCATCGCCTACGCGCTCAGCCACCTGTCCGTCCTGCTGGCCGACCGGGAGCTCGCCGACTGGGCCGCCGAGGCCGTCCGGCTGACCGGCCTCGCGTTGAGCGCCGAGCAGGTGACGGGCGAGCAGCCGGACGCGGGCGTGCTGACCGGCCTGGCCGGCTGCCTGGCGGCCATGCTCGCGGTGCACCGGGCGACCGGGCTCGCGCAGGCCGCCGACGCCGCCGCCCGCTGCGCCCGGCAGCTGGTCGCCCGGTCGGCCGAGGAGCCGGCGGCGGGCGGCTTCGCCGACGGCGCGGCCGGGATCGGCTGGGCGCTGCTGCGCTTCGCGGCCGCCGGCGGCGGAGCGTCGTACGCCGAGGCCGGTCTGCGCCGGCTGAGCCGGCCGAGCACCCGCCGACCGCTGAACGACCTGACGGCGGACACCAGTTGGTGCCGCGGGCTGACCGGCACCGCGCTGGCGCTGGCCGACAGCGGCGCGGCTGCGGCGGACCCGGCGCTCGCCGACCGGCTTGCGTGGGCGGTGGCCAGAGTTGCCGGCCAGGGTCCGCTGCCCAATCACAGCTTGTGCCACGGAGAACTGGGCAGTCTTGAACTGCTGTTGACCGCCTCGGGTGGCGTCCTGGCCGGGCCCGCGGTCGCGCGGGCCGGCGCACTGCTGGCCTCGCTCGACCGGTTCGGCCCGCGCTGCGGCACCCCTGGCGGGGTGAGCAACCCCGGGCTGCTCAATGGCCTGGCCGGCATCGGGCACGGACTGCTCCGGCTCGGTTTCGGCTCCCGGATACCTTCGGTGCTGCTTCTGCAGCCACCGAACGCCAGTCGGTCTTGA
- a CDS encoding LuxR family transcriptional regulator, with protein MLITSPVLVGRDDELALLDAGLAGARLGEGRAVFLLGDAGIGKSRLASACAFRAFADGMAVLRGRGSTTGATMPFRPVAEALLSLFRIGGLPQDPELAPYRPALAELVPEWRGAAPSPAGISLVETAEAVLRLLASVGRAGGGSGGGEPGCLLVVEDLHDADAETLAVVEYLVDNLTGLPVFLLATLRSQSGPAGDLAREAGRRRSATLTELHPLGPDEVRLLAESCLSAEDGQLPRQVTDQLLKDSEGNPFVVEELLAGMVTANVLRGDAGGWRVCGDLAIDVPTTVVHSVAQRVARLGPADRELLYAAAVLGRRFALPVLQLVTGLDDRSLLVHLRAGIDAQLISPSGPVADSYEFRHALTTEALLAGLLPMERAAIAQRAADAIERAHPGLPGDWCQRVAVLRLAAGDAPTAGLLFAEAGRAALDGGAVNSAVALLERAHELMAGSTATEDAASVLERLVYTLIETGRLDRALALVETLPLTGPGALDDARSAALHTRLAWAAVTALRPEEAAARVAFVRGLLGRFDSAAHTPAIDVVEAHLLLVARPESGRAGADGEQRTEQAAALARRAALAAEAADLPEVACQAWQLLALLERRHGFDRADAHLERILALAGRHQLTTWQVDALLRLGANEFMRSGSSTQLERAHRAALDLGALALMHTAEATMAMQAVLRGAYGTARELTDRTAPATARLRNVDNHQFVLLTRAALAAHQGRRREMEQELAEFQRWDGEHSLQLPLALGTCRAICAVLEEDRTRALAELDSALAWERDHPTVFYLNGHYGLRPLLRAIEGLAEPAEHAAIAADPGAGLLWNRQFERLAHAVHEGRAGRPEQALRAVAEAREAAAPFLMARHLGLRLVAEAALADGWGEPVPWLRTAEEYFHGAAVPAVASACRDLLRRAGATVPQRRSGSDGVPAGLRRQGLTVREYEVFLLIASRLGNQEIAGRLYISPRTVEKHVASLLAKTGRANRGALCDYAVEVTAADRP; from the coding sequence ATGCTCATCACATCGCCGGTGCTGGTCGGGCGCGACGATGAGCTCGCGCTCCTCGATGCGGGCCTGGCCGGCGCCCGGCTGGGCGAGGGCCGGGCGGTCTTCCTGCTCGGCGACGCGGGCATCGGGAAGTCGCGGCTGGCTTCCGCCTGCGCGTTCCGGGCGTTCGCTGACGGCATGGCGGTGCTCCGCGGTCGCGGTAGCACCACGGGCGCCACCATGCCGTTCCGCCCGGTCGCGGAGGCCCTGCTCTCGCTCTTCCGGATCGGCGGCCTGCCGCAGGATCCGGAACTCGCGCCCTACCGGCCCGCGTTGGCGGAGCTGGTGCCGGAGTGGCGGGGCGCCGCGCCGTCCCCGGCCGGCATCTCGCTGGTCGAGACGGCCGAGGCCGTGCTGCGGCTGCTGGCCTCGGTCGGCCGGGCCGGCGGCGGTAGCGGCGGCGGGGAGCCGGGCTGCCTGCTGGTCGTCGAGGACCTGCACGACGCGGACGCCGAGACGCTCGCCGTGGTCGAGTACCTGGTCGACAATCTGACCGGGCTGCCGGTCTTCCTGCTGGCCACGCTGCGCTCGCAGAGCGGGCCGGCCGGCGACCTGGCCCGGGAGGCCGGCCGGCGCCGGTCCGCCACCCTGACCGAGCTGCACCCGCTGGGCCCCGACGAGGTGCGGTTGCTGGCCGAGTCCTGTCTCAGCGCGGAGGACGGCCAACTCCCCCGGCAGGTCACCGATCAGCTGCTCAAGGACTCCGAGGGCAACCCGTTTGTCGTCGAGGAGCTGCTCGCCGGGATGGTCACCGCGAACGTGCTGCGCGGCGACGCCGGCGGCTGGCGGGTCTGCGGCGACCTCGCCATCGACGTGCCGACCACGGTGGTGCACAGCGTCGCCCAGCGGGTCGCCCGGCTCGGCCCGGCCGATCGTGAACTCCTGTACGCCGCAGCCGTGCTGGGCCGACGCTTCGCGCTGCCCGTCCTGCAGCTGGTGACCGGCCTGGATGACCGCAGCCTGCTGGTCCACCTGCGGGCCGGCATCGACGCCCAGCTGATCTCGCCCAGCGGGCCGGTGGCCGACTCCTACGAGTTCCGGCACGCGCTGACCACCGAGGCGCTGCTGGCCGGGCTGCTGCCGATGGAGCGGGCCGCGATCGCCCAGCGGGCGGCCGACGCGATCGAACGCGCCCACCCCGGACTGCCCGGCGACTGGTGCCAGCGGGTCGCGGTGCTGCGGCTGGCCGCCGGCGACGCCCCGACGGCCGGGCTGCTCTTCGCCGAGGCCGGCCGGGCCGCGCTGGACGGCGGTGCGGTCAACTCCGCGGTCGCCCTGCTGGAGCGCGCCCATGAGCTGATGGCCGGGTCGACGGCCACCGAGGACGCCGCCTCGGTGCTGGAGCGGCTGGTCTACACGCTGATCGAGACCGGCCGACTGGACCGTGCCCTCGCGCTGGTCGAGACGCTCCCGCTGACCGGCCCCGGCGCGCTGGACGACGCCCGGTCCGCCGCCCTGCACACCAGGCTGGCCTGGGCCGCGGTCACCGCCCTGCGGCCCGAGGAGGCGGCGGCCCGGGTGGCGTTCGTCCGTGGCCTGCTCGGGCGCTTCGACAGCGCGGCGCACACCCCGGCGATCGATGTCGTCGAGGCGCATCTGCTGCTGGTCGCGCGGCCGGAGAGCGGCCGGGCCGGCGCGGACGGCGAGCAGCGCACCGAGCAGGCCGCGGCACTGGCGCGCCGCGCCGCGCTCGCCGCCGAGGCCGCCGACCTGCCCGAAGTCGCCTGCCAGGCATGGCAGTTGCTGGCCCTACTGGAGCGCAGGCACGGCTTCGACCGGGCCGACGCACACCTGGAGCGGATCCTCGCGCTGGCCGGCCGGCACCAGCTGACCACCTGGCAGGTGGACGCCCTGCTGCGGCTGGGCGCCAACGAGTTCATGCGCAGCGGCTCCTCGACCCAGCTGGAGCGCGCGCACCGCGCCGCGCTGGACCTGGGCGCGCTCGCCCTGATGCACACCGCCGAGGCGACGATGGCCATGCAGGCCGTGCTGCGCGGCGCCTACGGGACGGCCCGCGAGCTGACCGACCGCACCGCGCCGGCCACCGCCCGGCTGCGCAACGTCGACAACCACCAGTTCGTGCTGCTCACCCGGGCCGCGCTCGCCGCCCATCAGGGCCGCCGCCGGGAGATGGAGCAGGAGCTGGCCGAGTTCCAGCGCTGGGACGGCGAGCACTCGCTCCAACTCCCGCTGGCGCTGGGCACCTGCCGGGCGATCTGCGCGGTGCTCGAGGAGGATCGGACCCGCGCGCTCGCCGAACTGGACAGCGCGCTCGCCTGGGAGCGGGACCACCCGACCGTCTTCTACCTCAACGGCCACTACGGGCTGCGCCCGCTGCTGCGCGCGATCGAGGGCCTGGCCGAGCCGGCCGAGCATGCCGCGATCGCCGCCGACCCCGGCGCCGGGCTGCTCTGGAACCGGCAGTTCGAGCGGCTGGCACACGCCGTGCACGAGGGCAGGGCCGGACGCCCCGAGCAGGCTCTGCGGGCCGTCGCCGAGGCCCGGGAGGCGGCGGCGCCGTTCCTGATGGCCCGCCATCTGGGCCTGCGCCTGGTGGCCGAGGCCGCGTTGGCCGACGGCTGGGGCGAACCGGTGCCATGGCTGCGCACCGCCGAGGAGTACTTCCACGGCGCCGCCGTACCCGCCGTCGCCAGCGCCTGCCGGGACCTGCTGCGCCGGGCCGGGGCCACCGTGCCGCAGCGGCGCAGCGGCTCCGACGGGGTGCCGGCCGGCCTGCGCCGGCAGGGTCTGACCGTCCGGGAGTACGAGGTGTTCCTGCTGATCGCCTCCCGGCTGGGCAACCAGGAGATCGCCGGGCGCCTCTACATCTCGCCGCGGACCGTGGAGAAGCACGTGGCGAGCCTGCTGGCGAAGACCGGCCGGGCCAACCGCGGTGCCCTGTGCGACTACGCGGTCGAGGTGACCGCGGCGGACCGGCCCTGA